The genomic interval GAAGAAGGCGTCAAAACGCAAAATACAGGAAGAAACGGCTGCCGACAGCTCGGACAGGGAAAGTGACAGCTCCAACAAAAAACTAATGCATCTCTGTAACCTGGGCTTGAAGGTGAAGGATGAGGAATCAAGTGAAGCAGAGAACAGGTAACTATTGactattgtaatttttagtcatgtaaaaaaaatattgttacaaAGGCATTATGGTTTCTCAAATATGTATGCAGTTCAACTTTACAGTTGCTGCAAACTTACTATTTTATCAAAAAGTTCAGTTAAAGCaacttgaaaatattacaactcTTACATTCAGAAAATGTAAAATCAGTTAGCCAACCCTAGATAGGTgactaatattatgttgtacacaatctctaagctaaaatGACAGATCTCAATATATGCCACACTTTCATAATTCCTTTTCcaggaaaaggatagcactagatttagaacaGTCATTTCAGTTTAGTAaatagattgtgtacaacaaaattagcCTCCATTAGATTGTATTTACTATGTGAAATCAGTTATTAATTTATCTTATTATGATTGCTTAAAACCATGCACTTAAAGAGAAAAGCTAAGTTAATTTATAAGCTCCTTAAAACTTCGTCCATTAACCACTTCATAACAGATAATGCACAACACTTCATAACATTGTGTGGTAAAAAATTCAGTTGACTGTGTCCTAAAATTAAGATAAGTTTATATAAAGTAAAAATTATATCAGTGgtcctaccgcggttgtttgacagctacaatgtcacgatcgcaatcatctctgattggttaatgctcgctcactattggccacaatgcattgttgcaacaagaatcgcacaaattcagccaatcagaacaattgagattgtaataatgattgatgccggttttagacaatcgccctacactATACATTAATCAAATTATATCACAATACATTAAGGTAGTGGCAACTACTATGTAGTTTTAGCTACATCATGGCTATGACTGCTTTTAGAAAAACAGAAAGTTCAACCTACGAGGCACCTGACgaagacgatgatgatgatgatgaagacgatgaagatgatgatgtgGATGATGAAGAGATTGATGATGACACGGAAGTGATCAGCAAACTGCTGGAGGCGGATGAAGCCAGTGCAAGTGATGAAGAGTTCAGCCCCGAAATTACAGTGAAGAAAAAACGATCCAAGAAAAATTCTTCACTGTACGAAtctgttgtaacttgtagcaaAGATTCAGTTTACTTCTTTTAATTTAATGACACACCAGCATTTGAGCGCATGTTCTTATTTCTAATTCTATAATGTTGTTTGTCTTTGTATTCGTTTTTTCCTTACTTTACCAGTGATTTACCACTgattttcaatcaatcaatgaataactttattgaaaagagtaaaaaaatcggtcaagtgcgagtcacacttgcacacgaaggattccgtatcaTTGTACAATaaagaacatattttttttggccATTTTGAAAAGCGGCAgaagaaatacatattctgtgactACTCTCTGCccttgagatacagcccgctgacagacagacagcggaagcttagtaatagggtactGTTTGCCACCCTTCGGGTATGAAACCctgacaataaaataacaggttTAAAGCCAAGTCTATCAATTTTTGGTGATCAACAACTAATCTCAGGGCAGATTTATGTTTGAATCCAATTTTACAATACAACATAGTGATAATAAGGTACGAGAATAAAATATAGTATGTAATATGTTTGTTGGTAAGAAGACTCTTGGACATACCGCCGACAAATCCAAGTCATCTGCGCCAGGccctattaattttatttcgttCTAAAATAAGTTGTTTCAGTgtttttgtattgttttttatttgtatgtttgaGACCGTACATCAGTATTCAGTTATGACTTACGagctgatacccacgacttcgcccgcgtagttttaggttttgtaattaaaaaacttgtgggaactctttgattttccgggataatagcctatgtccatgcTTCAGgtcttaactatatccatgcaaaaatcacgtcgatctgttgccacgttgcggcgtgattgatggAAAAACCAACGAAAaccactttcgcttttataatatggatagtaacGTCACACAAAAGGTCGTGGTGAAACCACTAACATGATCAGTTCGTTTTCATATCTTAACTTAGCTCTACTGATAAAGATTACAACCAAGAACATATGTAGGACAGACACCCTTAGAGTGAAGCCATGCGGTGCGTTGCGTTGGCAGTGCGGCGCCTAAGCGGCGGTACTTGCATCGCATGCCACTCGATGCGTTACGATGTCGTGCGGCGTCGCACCGCATGCGCAACGGACTTaggaccagagagacgaggtGGGAAGCGGTTGTGCGTTGCAACGCCACTTTTTGCcggagcggcaacgcagtgcccaTGTCCCAAGACTAAAATCCACAgcagtgcggcgccgcaactCACCGAAAACGCATCACGTAGCCTCGGTCTTATGGTGAATGCTGAACATCCAGATACATAATATGATGGCAACGTATTTGATGAATGGTCGTAAGTGTTTGCATAGTTTATacaaatttatatatttttgttcacAGTGCGCCGCTGCGTCGTTCTTCTCGGAAAGCAAATTCCGGATCGTATTACTACGACGAGTTTATTGATGATAGCGACGACTCTGGCGACAGGTACTTCCTACTTTATATGTTTACACTGCGTCATTGCTTAGACGATAATATACCCTAATTGTAAATATAGATTATTCCGGCTAttctcacgtgtttagtcgacgtaagcccgattagtttcggacccatctggggtcctttttaCAGGGACTCAGTTCTCGGACGCagatttataatggaaatcactcacgatagcttaaacgctaaaatatcatTATTGTGTTGCAAGTAGATTTATTATGTATCTAGAAGTTAATCAGACTGTCTGATATACCAAAAAATAGCACAAACCATTGGGTCTATTGACTGCATGTAGGGATTTTGCCATAACATAGGCCCCAATTTCATAAATTATGGCTGTAGAttgggtgggtcagctagtaacgAAAGGTTATCTTAATCTAATACCATTATGTTGTGTACAGTACTGAGTACACCAGTCTCAGAAAAATCTGGGAGGctcattttcattattttacttgcattttattgaattacataacatttattcaagtacATAACAAGAAAAACATCTGCATAAAAACAGACGTAAAAAGTtcaacaaataatttaaaagttgtGCTCCTTAATTGCCTTTGTTAGGGTATTTACATATCACAGAAGAAAATTATTCTTAAACTAGGAAACTATTCAATTTGTTTGCAGCCAGCATAGTATAATAAGTCGTAGATTTACTTGAGGCCTTTGTTAATAAtccgtataatttttttagcgtGAAACAATATAGTGATATTGTTTTTAGTGACTATGCGCCGAAACGTAAGGATTCACGATCGCTTGATGATAACGAGGTTGTACCTGTGGGTGGCTCTGAAGGGGAAGCAGAAGAAAAAATGTATGTACTtgataatttattacttactgaTAATAATCTATTAGGTAATATAGGATAAGGATACTGGGCAACCAATAATTTAACTAAAACACTGTCAAATTGTTCAAAAAATCATTAATTGTTTAAAGTTCCTTCAGAATATTTCATTTTCTTATGAAGCACCCCGATTATGGCACAACTGTTAGTATAAAATTTAAGTCTACCATTTGATATTCAAAGCATTCTAAGATAAAAAAGAGTCATTCATACAGTATATCAtattacaaaaaccggccaagtgcgagtcaggctcgcgcaatgacggttccgtactacatttgtattttttcgacattttgcacgataattcaaaacctatgatgcataaaaataaataaaaatctgttttaaaatggataggtgaagacctttcatatgataccccacttgatatagtcactcacttcaaaagttgaaaatactaattattagttcatgaccacaatttaatattttttgtgtgatctaaccctaaattcacggtttgcagatttttccccaaatgtcagctataaaatctacctacctgccaaatttcatgattctaagtcaacgggaagtaccctgtatgtttcttgacagacagacaacaaagtgatcctataagggttccgtttttccttttgaggtacggaaccctaaaaagtagttcATCCTACAGCTAACTTTTGTTATGGTTGTCCTACTAAGATTTTAACTGATAATGAACCACAATTCGTGATCAGCAAACTCTAGGTAAAAGTTTGTTCTATTATGTGTAGTGCCCCCGAAGCAGCCAGTGCAGAAGCAGAGGAAGAATTACCGGAGGCGGCCTGCCCGACCGACTCGTCCACTATAGTTGCCACTTGTCTTTGCGATGATTCCAGTAATATCTACGCCGCACCTTCCGAGCTTACAGGTACCTGAGGTTTGAGACTACTGTTCAAATTAATGTTGAATGCATAAAGCTGTCATTTTAAGTGAGTTTTTGTCCCTTTCGTCGTTACTAAATGATCGATGGCAGAAAACTTTTCCGTCCGTAAAATCTGTCTAAAGTACAGAAACCATTCCCAGATTTTCAGGTTTCTGGATGAGGCCATTGGTCTTATTGCATTATCCTCTCCTACAGAGCCAGTATTCTGTCAAGCCATCGAGCTAGTAGACGGTGTGCGCGTCGGCTGCTCGCACGCCGCCGCAAGAGAAGCCGGTGGCGGCTTGCAGGCGCTGAGGCGCGCGGGGCCTCGAGCGCCATACTTCCTGGCCTGTCGCCAACATGCGGCGCAACTGGCCAAGCACATGTGCTGCCCCACCTGTGGACTGTTCTGTACTCAGGTAGGCATTCAATTGACACTGCAAGTTGAAAAGGGTGGCACTGCTAGTTaagttaagttttatttataaccaACTAGCTggcccagcgaacttcgtaccgcctaacagtcgattctttttctggcaattttttaaattttctctccgtaagaaccatcctcgtacttcaagcaatattataaaaaaagaagtagcgaaatcggttcagctgatctcgagatttgcgatcagcaacacattcagcgattcatttttatatatagagattatttagctgcattgaaaaaaaattgcagcTAAATATGGATTATTATTTACAGGGTATATTTTACCAGTGCTCCAAAGACCATCTGTTCCACTTGGAATGCGGCATACCTGGTGGAGATAAGCAGAAAGCGGGCTGCCCGCACTGCGGGGTGCACTCATATCGCTGGCTGCCCGTCAACAAGGAGCTTACTCGCGTGCGCGTAGACATGCACTGCAGCAACAAGCGCGTGTTCCTGCCCGACCAGCGTGAGCAGTGGTGAGTTGTGTGATCAGTCATACTGACCAAATGACACACCTGGCCATATTGAACGAATGACACGGCCACACTGACTTATATACTTGGTCAATGGTCATACTGACCGAATTACACACCTCGCCATACTGACTGACACAATGACATACCTGTGTTAAGTAAAACTATAAGCTTTGCCCCCGACAGGCACAGCTACATGGGGCAGGTGTCAACAAGCATAGAGAGGCATGTTTAAAAATGTACcaattctttataaaaaaattgaaccaATTATGAGCTAACCAAGAAAAAATCGGTTAATCTTTTTTCGAGGATTTGTCAATAGAATAGTATATTTTTTCTTACAGTACTCCAGCGTTCCTCGGTTTCTCATCAGTCGACCCCTCACAGCTAGACCAAGGGCCGCCGATCCCAGAGGATCTGTTGCCTTCCCTACCAGCCGATATAAAGACGCTTTTTGAGGGCGTGGATAATGAAGACGTGAGCGATCACTCTATACAAGTGTTGTATGAAGCCATAATGTCGGGAGAGCCTGTTGAACAACTCATACCGAAAATTAGTAAGTATAAAGTACTAGCTAaagcccgcgactccgtccgcgtggaattaggttttttaaaaatcccataggaactctttgattttacggaataaaaaatagcctatgtcactctgcaggtctttgcacccatgcaaaaaatcacgtcaatccattgcaccgttgcgacgtgattgaaggacaaaccaacaaatcaataaatcaacaaactaacaaacagacacactttcgcatttataataagggtactgatataataagggtactgattgaaaaaaaaattacatggtTGCATTTCCAAGACTTCTTGAGGGGCTTGATTATGAAAATGACAACTATTTTCTAATCAAAGATGCTCTTTTTTGTACACAGGCCAGCAATTAGCTGGCCTGTGTACAAAAAAGAGCAGATTGACGGttgttgttttaaaataataatgaagcaATTTCCAAGCacgttgaaaaaaatatatttaatagcgATTGTGTTCCAGTCCGCGGCGATCACATAAACGCGGCGCTGGCGGAGCTGGAAGGCGGTACATGTGCGCACGCGGCGGCGGCTCGAGGTCGACTGAGCGCGCTGTGTCTGCTGCAGTACGCGGGCGCTAACATCGACGCCGTTGACAATGTTTCTAGGACGCCTCTCATGCGGGCTATACTATGTGAGTATGGTCTAGCTAGGCCAAGGGACTCTGATAAGTCGTAACTTTGGTAACAATCACGGATACGGCTGGTGATGGGGTCTCAGGATGAAGGGCTACTCTCTAATGCCAAATATGTGATTCTGCCTGCACTGAGGTTGCGTTATCTATTCAAATTCTAGAGAGGTTCTATCTAAACAGTCCCAAAAATTCAAATTCGGTTGCCTTAGAGAGCAATGTAGGTTCTAAAAATATGCTTAAATGGAACCAAAAAATTTGAATGGATATGGATATGTTGTCCTATCTAACAAAAACAAAGTTTATCTAGCATTCTGTATTCGAATTTTTTTCACAGCTCTATTGGACAAAGAACCAGAAGAGTTAATTCCCGAAGCGGCAGACGAAGAAGCAGTTGAAAAACAAGAAGATAAAGTCATTGAAGACGATGGAGAAGTCGAAACAGGTGTAAAAGCGACAGAAGATATAAATAATAGAGATGGAAAAGAAGATAAAAAAGTGACAGAAAATAATGCTATTATAGAGAAACCCAGAGAAGATATAGAGAAAGGGGATAATAATGGtttaaaagaagaagaaaatgttGATGATGTCAGCAAGACGAACGATGCAGATCTCATCAAAGTTATCAAGTATCTAGTAGCGGTTGGATGCGATATCGACAAACAGGTATGTTTATTTTCCACCATCACATATTTCAAgagtaactttttttaataatgaagaATTGTAGAGAAACATGGTGATAAACCATGGTGAGAAACATGGTgatttttcttatattttccaatccttaaggttgcctggtagagatcgctaattagcgataaggccgccttttgtatcttcctattctgtctgtgttttttattctttaatgtaatcctttttgtggttgtgcaaataaagtgtatttattattattattataaagggaTAGAAGAGAGAAGTTAGACGTTACATAAATCTTAAAGCACTTATCTAAAATGTCAGTAAGATCAGTGATCCAAATCTCGTCAAAGTTTTCAAGTATCTAGTGGTGGTTGGCTGCTCTGTTGTTAGACAGGTAATTTAATAGGTATGGTTATATATTGAAGGAATTGTAATGTATGTAACTGAATAAGTGATAATGgaagaaaataaatcaaaatacaGTATCACCTTACCAGGAAAATAAAAAAGCgtgctctgggggcgccactagtatgTCTGTGGTCAATAAGTATAgggtcttgtataaattagttccacgggtGTTCCGCGTTATGtcgaggtattttatttttctggtcaggcttttaattataaaaccaCCAAAAAGTCAGAGGTGAGTGGTAGAAAATACTGAAAAACAACAACTGATACTGAAATACTGATAAAAAAACATCGAAGGCCAAGATTATTGGGGTTTTCAGGGCCCAGAAGGCATGACAGCTTTGCACATAGCAGCGCATCACGGCAGCACCGCAGTTTGCTCTATTCTGCTGCAGAGTGGCGCCCTGGTGGACCCGCGCGACCAAGGCGGCTGGACCCCGCTCGTGAGGGCCGCCGAGAATAAGCACAAGGATGTGCTCAAGTAAGTGCCTtatctgtatattatataataaaaggtaaagctgactgactgactgatctgtcaacgcacagctaaaactactggacagatcgggctgaaatttggtatactattatgacgtagtctcaaagtttgtaccaaatttcatcaaaattgataGTATAGAACGGATTTTGGACGCGCGATTTGTCTTGCTTTGGTTTGGGCTATTACGGTGATTTTATTGGGATTTTCTCGTTGTAAGTAGGTCTTGTATTATACAGCTATTTTTTATCCAGCAAAACTTCGCGAACGCTCTTTTGGTATGTTTCAGAAAAGATTTATTCAATTTAGAGCTGTGCATTAGCAATACCGGTTCTCGAACATAGTTTCCCTGTTTTATGCTGTAAATTTTCCCAGGTTGCTGCTAGACCACGAGGCAGACCCTACAGCGAGTGACAATGAAGGCAACCTAGCCGTGCATTGGTGTGCGCTGAGCGGCGACGCGCGATGCCTGTCTCTGTTGCTTAGG from Maniola hyperantus chromosome 4, iAphHyp1.2, whole genome shotgun sequence carries:
- the G9a gene encoding histone-lysine N-methyltransferase EHMT1 isoform X3; protein product: MQTEEAPDTNKEDIDTSPSFEHANNKSDTKKSDTDDPKPRIVLTFRSEKSGARTSNMKIVSTEEKHEEISPRRSSRTRGMKKESDEDTSNISHLESEDDSHDSTQKRSTRRISKEFSDVLANAIARKEKSYESATPTQRLSRRIKPTAKILANEELRMGLESQNNARLGISTDKVEGGVRTRRSAQTRNVETKPVVEKKASKRKIQEETAADSSDRESDSSNKKLMHLCNLGLKVKDEESSEAENSAPLRRSSRKANSGSYYYDEFIDDSDDSGDSVKQYSDIVFSDYAPKRKDSRSLDDNEVVPVGGSEGEAEEKIAPEAASAEAEEELPEAACPTDSSTIVATCLCDDSSNIYAAPSELTEPVFCQAIELVDGVRVGCSHAAAREAGGGLQALRRAGPRAPYFLACRQHAAQLAKHMCCPTCGLFCTQGIFYQCSKDHLFHLECGIPGGDKQKAGCPHCGVHSYRWLPVNKELTRVRVDMHCSNKRVFLPDQREQCTPAFLGFSSVDPSQLDQGPPIPEDLLPSLPADIKTLFEGVDNEDVSDHSIQVLYEAIMSGEPVEQLIPKIIRGDHINAALAELEGGTCAHAAAARGRLSALCLLQYAGANIDAVDNVSRTPLMRAILSLLDKEPEELIPEAADEEAVEKQEDKVIEDDGEVETGVKATEDINNRDGKEDKKVTENNAIIEKPREDIEKGDNNGLKEEENVDDVSKTNDADLIKVIKYLVAVGCDIDKQGPEGMTALHIAAHHGSTAVCSILLQSGALVDPRDQGGWTPLVRAAENKHKDVLKLLLDHEADPTASDNEGNLAVHWCALSGDARCLSLLLRAAPHTLDAPNAHTDTPLHVAAREDHYPSVVILLAHGAKTGLENSSGELPGEVCAGKCRDAINLNMQMTLALRDKIPRHRILSSDISNGRELYPVPCVNEVDDATLPEDFVYVSQHVSHTHIPLDDTVDTMQGCSCADAECSGDCACCVLGVRRWYARGRLPHNFPHHDPPMLFECNQTCGCNLKRCSNRVVSRVEATGSLGVRVQVYRTARCGWGLRTQQRVPRGSLVALYRGELLGHEQADSRSNDQYMFALDLKPDLLEECSDKTQLCVDAACFGSAARFMNHSCRPSTAPVRVFTSTRDLRAPNVALFALRDLPAGSALTFDYGDKFWSVKSKWIKCECESPDCRYPTKTVEQMET
- the G9a gene encoding histone-lysine N-methyltransferase EHMT1 isoform X4, with amino-acid sequence MQTEEAPDTNKEDIDTSPSFEHANNKSDTKKSDTDDPKPRIVLTFRSEKSGARTSNMKIVSTEEKHEEISPRRSSRTRGMKKESDEDTSNISHLESEDDSHDSTQKRSTRRISKEFSDVLANAIARKEKSYESATPTQRLSRRIKPTAKILANEELRMGLESQNNARLGISTDKVEGGVRTRRSAQTRNVETKPVVEKKASKRKIQEETAADSSDRESDSSNKKLMHLCNLGLKVKDEESSEAENSAPLRRSSRKANSGSYYYDEFIDDSDDSGDSDYAPKRKDSRSLDDNEVVPVGGSEGEAEEKIAPEAASAEAEEELPEAACPTDSSTIVATCLCDDSSNIYAAPSELTEPVFCQAIELVDGVRVGCSHAAAREAGGGLQALRRAGPRAPYFLACRQHAAQLAKHMCCPTCGLFCTQGIFYQCSKDHLFHLECGIPGGDKQKAGCPHCGVHSYRWLPVNKELTRVRVDMHCSNKRVFLPDQREQCTPAFLGFSSVDPSQLDQGPPIPEDLLPSLPADIKTLFEGVDNEDVSDHSIQVLYEAIMSGEPVEQLIPKIIRGDHINAALAELEGGTCAHAAAARGRLSALCLLQYAGANIDAVDNVSRTPLMRAILSLLDKEPEELIPEAADEEAVEKQEDKVIEDDGEVETGVKATEDINNRDGKEDKKVTENNAIIEKPREDIEKGDNNGLKEEENVDDVSKTNDADLIKVIKYLVAVGCDIDKQGPEGMTALHIAAHHGSTAVCSILLQSGALVDPRDQGGWTPLVRAAENKHKDVLKLLLDHEADPTASDNEGNLAVHWCALSGDARCLSLLLRAAPHTLDAPNAHTDTPLHVAAREDHYPSVVILLAHGAKTGLENSSGELPGEVCAGKCRDAINLNMQMTLALRDKIPRHRILSSDISNGRELYPVPCVNEVDDATLPEDFVYVSQHVSHTHIPLDDTVDTMQGCSCADAECSGDCACCVLGVRRWYARGRLPHNFPHHDPPMLFECNQTCGCNLKRCSNRVVSRVEATGSLGVRVQVYRTARCGWGLRTQQRVPRGSLVALYRGELLGHEQADSRSNDQYMFALDLKPDLLEECSDKTQLCVDAACFGSAARFMNHSCRPSTAPVRVFTSTRDLRAPNVALFALRDLPAGSALTFDYGDKFWSVKSKWIKCECESPDCRYPTKTVEQMET
- the G9a gene encoding histone-lysine N-methyltransferase EHMT2 isoform X2 — encoded protein: MQTEEAPDTNKEDIDTSPSFEHANNKSDTKKSDTDDPKPRIVLTFRSEKSGARTSNMKIVSTEEKHEEISPRRSSRTRGMKKESDEDTSNISHLESEDDSHDSTQKRSTRRISKEFSDVLANAIARKEKSYESATPTQRLSRRIKPTAKILANEELRMGLESQNNARLGISTDKVEGGVRTRRSAQTRNVETKPVVEKKASKRKIQEETAADSSDRESDSSNKKLMHLCNLGLKVKDEESSEAENRKTESSTYEAPDEDDDDDDEDDEDDDVDDEEIDDDTEVISKLLEADEASASDEEFSPEITVKKKRSKKNSSLAPLRRSSRKANSGSYYYDEFIDDSDDSGDSDYAPKRKDSRSLDDNEVVPVGGSEGEAEEKIAPEAASAEAEEELPEAACPTDSSTIVATCLCDDSSNIYAAPSELTEPVFCQAIELVDGVRVGCSHAAAREAGGGLQALRRAGPRAPYFLACRQHAAQLAKHMCCPTCGLFCTQGIFYQCSKDHLFHLECGIPGGDKQKAGCPHCGVHSYRWLPVNKELTRVRVDMHCSNKRVFLPDQREQCTPAFLGFSSVDPSQLDQGPPIPEDLLPSLPADIKTLFEGVDNEDVSDHSIQVLYEAIMSGEPVEQLIPKIIRGDHINAALAELEGGTCAHAAAARGRLSALCLLQYAGANIDAVDNVSRTPLMRAILSLLDKEPEELIPEAADEEAVEKQEDKVIEDDGEVETGVKATEDINNRDGKEDKKVTENNAIIEKPREDIEKGDNNGLKEEENVDDVSKTNDADLIKVIKYLVAVGCDIDKQGPEGMTALHIAAHHGSTAVCSILLQSGALVDPRDQGGWTPLVRAAENKHKDVLKLLLDHEADPTASDNEGNLAVHWCALSGDARCLSLLLRAAPHTLDAPNAHTDTPLHVAAREDHYPSVVILLAHGAKTGLENSSGELPGEVCAGKCRDAINLNMQMTLALRDKIPRHRILSSDISNGRELYPVPCVNEVDDATLPEDFVYVSQHVSHTHIPLDDTVDTMQGCSCADAECSGDCACCVLGVRRWYARGRLPHNFPHHDPPMLFECNQTCGCNLKRCSNRVVSRVEATGSLGVRVQVYRTARCGWGLRTQQRVPRGSLVALYRGELLGHEQADSRSNDQYMFALDLKPDLLEECSDKTQLCVDAACFGSAARFMNHSCRPSTAPVRVFTSTRDLRAPNVALFALRDLPAGSALTFDYGDKFWSVKSKWIKCECESPDCRYPTKTVEQMET
- the G9a gene encoding histone-lysine N-methyltransferase EHMT2 isoform X1, which encodes MQTEEAPDTNKEDIDTSPSFEHANNKSDTKKSDTDDPKPRIVLTFRSEKSGARTSNMKIVSTEEKHEEISPRRSSRTRGMKKESDEDTSNISHLESEDDSHDSTQKRSTRRISKEFSDVLANAIARKEKSYESATPTQRLSRRIKPTAKILANEELRMGLESQNNARLGISTDKVEGGVRTRRSAQTRNVETKPVVEKKASKRKIQEETAADSSDRESDSSNKKLMHLCNLGLKVKDEESSEAENRKTESSTYEAPDEDDDDDDEDDEDDDVDDEEIDDDTEVISKLLEADEASASDEEFSPEITVKKKRSKKNSSLAPLRRSSRKANSGSYYYDEFIDDSDDSGDSVKQYSDIVFSDYAPKRKDSRSLDDNEVVPVGGSEGEAEEKIAPEAASAEAEEELPEAACPTDSSTIVATCLCDDSSNIYAAPSELTEPVFCQAIELVDGVRVGCSHAAAREAGGGLQALRRAGPRAPYFLACRQHAAQLAKHMCCPTCGLFCTQGIFYQCSKDHLFHLECGIPGGDKQKAGCPHCGVHSYRWLPVNKELTRVRVDMHCSNKRVFLPDQREQCTPAFLGFSSVDPSQLDQGPPIPEDLLPSLPADIKTLFEGVDNEDVSDHSIQVLYEAIMSGEPVEQLIPKIIRGDHINAALAELEGGTCAHAAAARGRLSALCLLQYAGANIDAVDNVSRTPLMRAILSLLDKEPEELIPEAADEEAVEKQEDKVIEDDGEVETGVKATEDINNRDGKEDKKVTENNAIIEKPREDIEKGDNNGLKEEENVDDVSKTNDADLIKVIKYLVAVGCDIDKQGPEGMTALHIAAHHGSTAVCSILLQSGALVDPRDQGGWTPLVRAAENKHKDVLKLLLDHEADPTASDNEGNLAVHWCALSGDARCLSLLLRAAPHTLDAPNAHTDTPLHVAAREDHYPSVVILLAHGAKTGLENSSGELPGEVCAGKCRDAINLNMQMTLALRDKIPRHRILSSDISNGRELYPVPCVNEVDDATLPEDFVYVSQHVSHTHIPLDDTVDTMQGCSCADAECSGDCACCVLGVRRWYARGRLPHNFPHHDPPMLFECNQTCGCNLKRCSNRVVSRVEATGSLGVRVQVYRTARCGWGLRTQQRVPRGSLVALYRGELLGHEQADSRSNDQYMFALDLKPDLLEECSDKTQLCVDAACFGSAARFMNHSCRPSTAPVRVFTSTRDLRAPNVALFALRDLPAGSALTFDYGDKFWSVKSKWIKCECESPDCRYPTKTVEQMET